Proteins encoded by one window of Panicum virgatum strain AP13 chromosome 7N, P.virgatum_v5, whole genome shotgun sequence:
- the LOC120682778 gene encoding cellulose synthase-like protein H1, with translation MASATKLPLQERVPLPRMAWKLADLAVLSLLLALLARRAATLRAAGGAAPACTWCWLAALVCEAWFAVVWLLNMNAKWNPVRFDTHPERLAQRIDELPAVDMFVTTADPKQEPPAVTVDTVLSLLALDYPAGKLACYVSDDGCSPLTLFALREAAEFVKLWVPFCRKHRVSVRAPFVYFSSGGPGRGGAAGGEFQRDWAAMKIEYEKLASRIENADEESLVRHGDGEFAELVGADRRDHPTIIKVLRDNGGREGDDGTGVPSLVYISREKSPRHHHHFKAGAMNVLTRVSAVLTNAPVLLNVDCDMFANNPQAALHAMCLLLGVDDELHSGFAQAPQKFHGALKDDPFGNQMEVIYQKIGFGIAGLQGIFYGGTGCFHRRKVIYGVPPPESATDVRQPTRMRGSPSYKELQKMFGGSKELIESARSIMSGEMFAAAAPTADLASRIDVAKEVSSCSYEAGTSWGQEVGWVYGSMTEDILTGQRIHAAGWMSALLNPDPPAFLGGAPTGGPASLTQYKRWATGLLEIVFSRNNPVLLWIFKRLELRQCLGYLVIDVWPLRAPFELCYALLGPYCLLANQSFLPKASEPGFLVPLALFLTYNLYNLAEYMDCRLSVRAWWNNHRMQRIVSCSAWLLAFLTVVLKTLGLTETVFDVTRKEQGAAPDGGDGGADPGRFTFDSSPAFVPPTALTILAVVALAAGAWRAVAGAGAAGVVGPGAGEFVCCGWLVLCFWPFVRGLAGEGSYGIPWSVRVKAGLLVAAFVHFCPRN, from the exons ATGGCCAGCGCCACGAAGCTGCCGCTGCAGGAGAGGGTCCCGCTCCCCCGCATGGCGTGGAAGCTGGCCGACCTCGCCGTTCTCTCCCTGCTCCTGGCcctcctcgcccgccgcgcggccacgctgcgggcggcgggcggcgcggcgccggcgtgcaCGTGGTGCTGGCTCGCCGCGCTCGTCTGCGAGGCGTGGTTCGCCGTCGTGTGGCTCCTCAACATGAACGCCAAGTGGAACCCCGTCCGGTTCGACACCCACCCCGAACGCCTCGCCCAAAG GATCGACGAGCTGCCGGCGGTGGACATGTTCGTGACGACGGCGGACCCGAAGCAGGAGCCGCCGGCGGTTACGGTGGACACGGTGCTGTCGCTGCTCGCGCTGGACTACCCGGCGGGCAAGCTGGCGTGCTACGTCTCCGACGACGGCTGCTCCCCGCTGACGCTGTTCGCGCTGCGCGAGGCCGCCGAGTTCGTCAAGCTCTGGGTGCCGTTCTGCAGGAAGCACCGCGTCAGCGTCCGGGCCCCCTTCGTCTACTTCTCCTCCGGCGGcccagggcgcggcggcgcggccggtggCGAGTTCCAGCGCGACTGGGCAGCCATGAAG ATCGAGTACGAGAAGCTGGCTAGCCGGATCGAGAACGCCGACGAGGAATCTCTGGTCcggcacggcgacggcgagtttGCCGAGTTAGTGGGCGCTGACCGCAGGGACCATCCGACCATAATCAAG GTCCTGCGTGACAACGGCGGCAGGGAAGGGGACGACGGCACCGGAGTCCCAAGCCTCGTGTACATCTCCCGGGAGAAGAGCCCCAGGCACCACCACCACTTCAAGGCCGGGGCCATGAACGTCCTG ACGAGGGTGTCCGCCGTGCTGACCAACGCGCCCGTCCTGCTGAACGTGGACTGCGACATGTTCGCCAACAACCCGCAAGCCGCCCTCCACGCCATGTGCCTCCTCCTGGGCGTCGACGACGAGCTCCACAGCGGCTTCGCGCAGGCGCCGCAGAAGTTCCACGGCGCCCTCAAGGACGACCCCTTCGGCAACCAGATGGAGGTCATCTATCAG AAGATTGGCTTCGGCATCGCTGGGCTTCAGGGCATCTTCTACGGCGGGACGGGCTGCTTTCACCGCAGGAAAGTCATCTACGGCGTGCCCCCACCGGAGTCCGCCACGGACGTCCGGCAACCAACAAGGATGAGAG GCTCACCATCTTACAAGGAGCTGCAGAAGATGTTCGGCGGCTCGAAAGAACTGATCGAGTCGGCGAGGAGCATCATGTCAGGAGAGATGTTCGCCGCAGCAGCGCCAACGGCAGATCTCGCGAGCCGCATCGACGTGGCGAAAGAAGTTTCCTCCTGCAGCTACGAGGCTGGCACGAGTTGGGGCCAGGAG GTCGGCTGGGTCTACGGGTCGATGACGGAGGACATCCTGACGGGGCAGCGGATCCACGCCGCCGGCTGGATGTCGGCGCTCCTGAACCCCGACCCGCCGGCGTTCCTCGGCGGCGCGCCGACCGGAGGGCCGGCCAGCCTCACGCAGTACAAGAGGTGGGCGACGGGCCTGCTGGAGATCGTCTTCAGCCGGAACAACCCGGTGCTCCTGTGGATCTTCAAGCGTCTCGAGCTCCGGCAGTGCCTCGGGTACCTCGTCATCGACGTGTGGCCACTCAGGGCGCCTTTCGAGCTCTGCTACGCCCTGCTGGGACCTTACTGCCTCCTTGCAAACCAATCCTTCCTGCCAAAG GCATCTGAACCGGGTTTCCTCGTCCCATTGGCCCTGTTCCTGACCTACAACTTGTACAACCTCGCCGAGTACATGGACTGCCGGCTCTCGGTGCGCGCCTGGTGGAACAACCACCGGATGCAGCGGATCGTCTCGTGCTCCGCCTGGCTGCTCGCGTTCCTCACCGTGGTGCTCAAGACCCTGGGCCTCACCGAGACGGTGTTCGACGTCACCCGCAAGGAGCAGGGCGCCGCgcccgacggcggcgacggcggcgccgacccGGGGCGGTTCACGTTCGACTCGTCGCCGGCGTTCGTCCCGCCGACGGCGCTCACGATCCTGGCCGTCGTCGCGCTCGCGGCCGGGGCGTGGAGGGCGGTcgccggcgcgggggcggccggggttGTTGGCCCCGGCGCCGGGGAGTTCGTGTGCTGCGGCTGGCTGGTGCTCTGCTTCTGGCCGTTCGTGAGGGGCCTCGCCGGCGAGGGGAGCTACGGGATCCCTTGGAGCGTCCGGGTCAAGGCCGGTCTGCTCGTGGCCGCGTTCGTGCACTTCTGCCCAAGAAATTAA